The Macaca thibetana thibetana isolate TM-01 chromosome 9, ASM2454274v1, whole genome shotgun sequence region agAAATCGTCACAGCCCTAATTTCCTCATAGAGTATTGCAAGAATTAAACATAATATGTGGTgaagggcacagtggctgacacccgtaatcccagcacttcagaaggctaaggcaggaggatcaattgagcccaggagttcaaggttacagtgtgctatgattgcaccactgcactccagcctggaagacagagcaagaccctgtctcaaaagaaaaacaacaacaaaccaacccTAATATATGGGTATGTTGTTTTTTCATGGACTAGCTATTGTCCTGCATGTCACTGCAGTCTTCATGTGTTAATTCCTTCCCTGGtctacttttctttctaattagcCCTGTGACCTTAGGAAATTCACTGCCTTCTCTGGACTTCAGCTTATTCTCACTAAAGTGAGAAGTTGGTTTTCAGACTGTACGTCTTACATCCCTAGGATAGAggtgaaaggaaaggagaggaaggagagagtaTGCTGGGTCTTCAACCAGAGAAGCTCatgtttatcttttatcttttataaaaaaagATTAGTCCAAAATGTTGGACTTTCCTGTTAGCTTTCCTTAAGACACAGTTCTTTGGCTTCAAATTTCTGAAAACCATTGTATTAGATGATTTCCAAATTTCTTCCAGCTCTGGGAATTTTGTGATTGTGTAGCATATCTATATTAAGAACATGTCTTATCTCTTCTGCACTATGTAATAGTCCTGTTGGTCATACAAATTGTGCTATCCCTATTACTCATTACCCTAAATGAGTAATCCCAGGAGGATAAGTGAGTGAGTTGTCTAAGATACATAACTAGTTAGTGGCAGAGCAAGTACATATTCATTCACtttctatttattgagcatctactgggTGCTAGATACTGTGCTAAATTCAAGAGCTACAAAAATGGCCTCAGCCTGAGCTTAAGAAGCTCACAGATTAGTGGATGAAGCAGGCATGTTATGTGCTACTTGCAATACAGTGTGTGCCCTGAGATATGAACACAGGGCCACAGGATCACAGAGGTAGAATGGAGTAAATCTGTATGAAGGAAGCCAGCATGGTGTCTCAAAGAAAGTGCTGTTGGGCTTGGGTTTTGAAGACTGGATAGGAAAGTGCATGGCAGAAAAGAAGTAGATTTCAGGGCCCCAGTCCAACAATCTGGTACCTATAGCACATTTTCTCTGCCAAAGATCCACactgggctgggcaaggtggctcacacctgtaaccccagcactttgggaggctgaggtgggcggatcatgaggtcaggaatttaagaccagcctggccaatatagtgaaactccctgtctgtactaaaaatacaaaaaatcagccaggcgtggtggtgggtgcctgttatcccagctacttgggaggctgaagcaggagaatcgcttgaacccaggaggcagaggttgcagtgagccgagactgcaccactgcactccagcccggacagtgcgagactgtttcaaaaaaagaaaaaaaaggatccaCATACACTGGGGCCAATATAAGCTTCTGAACTCTTCTGAAAGTTACCAAACACTACTCTGACCCAAAGATCCAGGCATTAATTCAGAAGCCAGGAAAAGGGTCTTTGCCTGTGAGCAGATCCAGGAACGGCACCTGGGTGTTGCTGACTACAGTTTATCCTGACTGCCTTTCCAGACTGTGTAGTCATTGCATAGGAAAGGGGCGACTGCATTTCTCTTGTGCTTGTTCTGCCTTCCCTTTCCAATTGATAACAGCTCCTACATGCTACTGAGAAATATGCAGTATCCATCTTCATGATTATCTGGAAGATCAGAAAATTCCTTTACTTTCCCACCGCCACCATTCCTGACTTCTTTCTTGGTATTGACGGGTATCCATTGCTCTTTTAACACTCGAACACATGGTCCCTGGAAGGAAAACGAATATTGGAAAAGGGAGACGTGGAAGCAAAGGAAGAACAGCCATTGGCCCTTGATGTTTTAAAGTGCTTGAATCAATCCCATTTACTCTCCTTCCTGTTATGCTACGGATGAGGGAATTGGAGGTTGGGGTGGGAATGGGGCAGGGATTGAGAGGGGAGAGAACTGAGATTTTCAAAGGAAGGGGAGAAGGTGTGTGCAGGGGAAGGACATGATAGGTTGCAGGAGAAACTGATCAAGTTTCAATTTCCTCCCAATCTTGTCTGGGTGAGTCCTGTCTGGTGGTTTCATTTTGATTCACTTGTTTCAAGAGGCCTTTTAATTATTGGTGCAATTGGACCCCTGAGAGCACCATCAATGCTACCTGGATCCTTCCTTAAAAGCTCAGCCCCATGGATGCCAGAAATTAAAAATCCACCTTCCACCCAAGTAGCCAAGTAAGTCATCCCTGTCTTCTTCTGGCCCAGATATTACAGTTCGCTGCAGGACTTTCTTCAAAACCAGCTCCCAAGGGTATTAATGAGGACAGATTGGGAAGCAACAATCTGAAAGATAATCTTCAATCATTgaactttcttctttcctgtgttTTAGAAGTTAAAGCTTACCATCGGCAGGATCCCAAATTCAGAGACATTTCATGCTGCGTGCTGTACGTGTCCCTCAAAACGCCAAAGTGCTGCACCTTCTCAGCTGGGTAAGCCTCGACTGGACAGGGCTCCCAAGAGGAGTCCGGCCATTAAAAAGAGCCAGCAGAAAGGAGCTGGGGAGTAACGCACCCCAGACCCATGGCGGTAGAACCAGGATGGAGCCGGGACTGTCCAGCTCTGCCACCCGCTACTGCCATGTGATAGGAGACAGTCAGCACACCCCTCTGAATTTCTGCATCTGCATCTTAACAATGGGGATGACTATTCCCTGTCTGGTTATTGCGTCAGAGATGTTAAGAGGGTCACATGACATGATTGGAGGACCTGGAGGAAATGGAAGTCCTTATTATCTCAGCTATTGTCCCAAACACCACAGACACAGATTGGGTCAGTCCCTCACGTAATACATGCCATGTTCTGTGAGGATGTGGTCCACACAATTCCTTCTTTGTTAAAGGACACACAGTTGCAAATTCTTACTTCAAGAAGGCAAGATTCGCAAGGGAGATGTGATACCCGATCAGGCTTCCCAAACACCTCCTTCCCAACACCTCCTTTCCAGACACCTCCTTCCCAGACACCTCCTTCCCAACACCTTCCCAAACACCTCCTTCCCAACACCTCCTTCCCAGACACCTCCTTTCCAACACCTCCTTCCGAACACCTGCTTCCCAAACACCTCCTTCCCAACACCTTCCCAAACACCTCCTTCCCAACACCTTCCCAAACACCCCCTTTCCAACACCTTCCCAAACACCTCCTTCCCAACACCTCCTTCCCAAACACCTCCTTCCCAGACACCTCCTTTCCAACACCTCCTTCCGAACACCTGCTTCCCAAACACCTCCTTCCCAACACCTTCCCAAACACCTCCTTCCCAACACCTTCCCAAACACCCCCTTCCCAACACCTTCCCAAACACCTCCTTCCCAACACCTCCTTCCCAAACACCTCCTTCCCAGACACCTCCTTTCCAACACCTTCTTCCCAAACACCTCCTTCCCAACACCCTCTCAAACACCCCCTTCCCAACACCTTCCCAAACACCCCCTTCCCAACACCTTCCCAAACACCTCCTTCCCAATACTTCCTTCCCAGACACCTCCTTCCCAAACAAACACCTCCTTCCCAAACAAACACCTCCTTCCCAAACACCTCCTTCCCAAACAAACACCTCCTTCCCAAACAAACACCTCCTTCCCAAACACCTCCTTCCCAATACCTCCTTCCCAAACAAACACCTCCTTCCCAAACAAACACCTCCTTCCCAAACAAACACCTCCTTCCCAAACACCTCCTTCCCAATACCTCCTTCCCAAACACCTCCTTCCCAAACACCGGCCTCTCCTCAACCCCACAAGCCAGAGTGCTGAGACAGAGTGGCCTTTTGGATTCAATAAGTATCTTGTTCTCTTAAAGACCCAGCAACTATTTTAGAAGTTGCAGCAGTTTTAGGTCATATGCAGCTAAGATCAGCTTGCTCTACAAGCAATAACATCTCTACTTAGCACTTCAAGGTTGAAAGTTCTTCACTAATGGATCCATTGACTAATTGATCCTGGAAGgtcaaaggaataaaattcttttttataaataggaaaacaaagGCAGAGAGCTAAAGCACTAATCAAACTGGGGACTGTTAGAACAAAAACAGGCTTCAGAGAGAGGATTTTACCATGCTGTTGTTTCACATGGTAGAAATCACGGCCCAGAGCGATGAAAGGCATACCCTCTTTGTTTCTCCAAGTTTCATAACCGTTCAGTTGCAGAACCAAGAATCTAAAACCAGCTCTGGGAAACAAATGTCCTGTTGCCAGCCTCATATTTGGACTTGGATTTGAAAATACCTTCAGCACTTAGAAGAGACATTCAAATACATTTCATTTCCTGTTATCCAGATTGTTCGgaaagtattaaaattttttcatttacatgctgatatggtttggatctgtatcCCTAACAAATCCcatgttgaattgtagtccccagtgttggaggtggaagTTGGTGGGAGGCAGCTAGATCATGATATCGTGGGAGTGGATTTCTCGTGAATGATTTATCATCATCCCcttggtgctattctcatgatagtaagttctcgtgagatccggttgtttaaaagtgtgcagcacctccctGCTCACtcttttgctcctgctcctgccgtGTAAGATGCCTGCTCCATCTGCCACaagtgaaagcttcctgaggcctccccagaagcagatgccgccatgtttcctgtacaacctgcagaactgtgggccaattaaacctcttttcttataaattacccgaTCTTGGGGATTTCTTTATTTAAtgtaagaatgaactaatatgcATGCCCTTTTGGATCTACTGTTTCTATAAACttatcctacagaaatacacatatacacaaagatacatgtaaaaaaaatagtttactacagcattgtttgtaataataaaaatcaggccgggcacagtagctcacacctataatcccaacacttcaggaggccaggacaggtggatcacctgaggccaagagctCGAGAACAACCTGACCAGCATgcagaaatcccatctctactaaaaatacaaaactagctgggcattgtggtgcatgcctgcaatcccagctacttgagaggctgaggcagaagaatcacttgaaccgggaggtggaggttgcggtgagccgagatcatgccattgcactccagcctgggcaaaaagagcgaaactccgtctccaaaaaaaaaaaatcatttgggtATTGCTTAATTCTGATTTCATATCATTGA contains the following coding sequences:
- the LOC126962282 gene encoding uncharacterized protein LOC126962282 — protein: MEPGLSSSATRYCHVIGDSQHTPLNFCICILTMGMTIPCLVIASEMLRGSHDMIGGPGGNGSPYYLSYCPKHHRHRLGQSLTTHSCKFLLQEGKIRKGDVIPDQASQTPPSQHLLSRHLLPRHLLPNTFPNTSFPTPPSQTPPFQHLLPNTCFPNTSFPTPSQTPPSQHLPKHPLSNTFPNTSFPTPPSQTPPSQTPPFQHLLPNTCFPNTSFPTPSQTPPSQHLPKHPLPNTFPNTSFPTPPSQTPPSQTPPFQHLLPKHLLPNTLSNTPFPTPSQTPPSQHLPKHLLPNTSFPDTSFPNKHLLPKQTPPSQTPPSQTNTSFPNKHLLPKHLLPNTSFPNKHLLPKQTPPSQTNTSFPNTGLSSTPQARVLRQSGLLDSISILFS